A genomic segment from Glycine soja cultivar W05 chromosome 18, ASM419377v2, whole genome shotgun sequence encodes:
- the LOC114394974 gene encoding LOB domain-containing protein 21-like, translating into MKGYEPRSSSSCAACKLLKRRCIPNCIFAPYFRSDECKKFAKVHKVFGASNVSKILIEVPEEQREDTVNSLAYEAEARLRDPVYGCIGAIALLQRKMVELQHDLAIAKDRLARCHAAAAAATTTIPSPDILHANVSLPPFPDFCTSSSDFNDIFCHSSSSQLLGRHETVDDFNQIPYIF; encoded by the coding sequence ATGAAGGGTTATGAGCCCCGTTCAAGCTCTTCATGTGCAGCTTGCAAGCTATTGAAGAGAAGATGCATACCAAATTGTATTTTTGCACCTTACTTTAGGTCTGATGAGTGCAAGAAGTTTGCAAAGGTGCACAAGGTGTTTGGAGCCAGCAATGTGAGCAAGATTCTGATTGAAGTGCCAGAAGAGCAGAGAGAGGACACGGTGAATTCTCTGGCTTATGAGGCTGAGGCAAGGCTGAGAGACCCGGTTTATGGATGCATTGGTGCCATAGCTCTGTTGCAAAGGAAGATGGTGGAGCTTCAACATGATCTGGCAATTGCAAAGGATCGTCTTGCGCGTTGTCacgctgctgctgctgctgctactACTACTATCCCTTCTCCTGATATCTTGCATGCCAATGTTAGCCTTCCCCCATTCCCTGACTTTTGCACTTCTTCAAGTGATTTCAATGATATCTTTTGCCACAGTTCTTCGTCTCAATTATTAGGCCGACATGAAACGGTGGatgatttcaatcaaatcccatatatattttga